One genomic window of Ruminococcus gauvreauii includes the following:
- the priA gene encoding replication restart helicase PriA translates to MEKSYADVIVDITSEKLDRTFQYRIPEQLKSSVRIGMPVLVPFGRGNRMTNAYVVGITENAQFQEDRMKEIAAVPEHPVGVETRLIALASWMKETYGSAMIQALKTVLPMKQEIKTKQKRTIRLLQTQEEARGLLQECEKKHRTARARVIKALLERGELDYARALKELNITAAVLGPLSERGVISVESETQYRSPELPEFDEEPEPILSEEQRHAAGQILEEMNHYMPKPCLVYGITGSGKTRLYMELIDSVLRAGRQVIVLIPEIALTYQMAARFRRRFREKAAVIHSRMSQGERWDAFAQARNGQVQVMVGPRSALFTPFPNLGLIIIDEEHETSYKSEGTPRYHARETAVMRAALEDAAVVMGSATPSLEAYYRCLSGEYRLITLTQRFGNGVLPSVYTVDMREELSEGNTSIISRALRDAIQKRLDNREQTILFLNRRGYAGFLSCRSCGHVAKCPHCDVSLSLHRGGKMVCHYCGYTEAEVSVCPSCGSRFIGAFRAGTQQIEDMVRHMFPQAKVLRMDMDTTRKKDSYSEILSAFSRGDADILIGTQMIVKGHDFPRVTLVGVLAADLSLNADDYRCAERTFQLLVQAVGRAGRGESQGEAFIQTYQPEHYSIRAAVKQDYPAFYQEEIAYRMLMDYPPACAMMAVSGSGEDEEQLALAMQYIRKYIENVNRDDRLSIIGPADAAVSKIQDRYRKVLYMKHPQESYLAAVRMRTEQYMEINAGFRKLYIQFDLHS, encoded by the coding sequence ATGGAAAAATCATATGCAGATGTGATCGTGGATATTACCAGTGAGAAGCTGGATCGGACATTTCAGTACCGGATTCCGGAACAACTCAAAAGTTCTGTACGGATTGGAATGCCGGTTCTGGTGCCCTTTGGCAGGGGAAACCGCATGACGAATGCATATGTTGTCGGAATTACAGAGAACGCGCAGTTTCAGGAGGACAGGATGAAAGAAATTGCGGCTGTGCCGGAACACCCCGTGGGTGTTGAGACCAGACTCATCGCGCTTGCTTCTTGGATGAAGGAGACATACGGGTCTGCGATGATACAGGCACTTAAGACGGTACTCCCCATGAAGCAGGAAATCAAGACGAAGCAGAAGCGGACGATTCGACTCCTGCAGACACAGGAGGAAGCGCGGGGACTTTTGCAGGAATGTGAGAAAAAGCACCGCACGGCCAGAGCGAGAGTGATAAAGGCGCTGCTTGAGCGGGGAGAGCTGGATTATGCCCGGGCACTAAAGGAACTGAATATCACGGCCGCCGTACTTGGCCCGCTCAGTGAACGGGGAGTCATCAGTGTGGAGTCTGAGACACAGTACCGCTCTCCTGAGCTTCCTGAATTTGATGAGGAACCGGAACCGATTCTGTCAGAAGAACAGCGGCATGCCGCGGGACAGATTCTTGAAGAGATGAACCATTACATGCCAAAGCCCTGTCTGGTCTATGGGATTACGGGGAGTGGCAAGACCCGTCTTTATATGGAACTCATCGACAGTGTGCTGCGGGCAGGACGCCAGGTGATCGTCCTGATACCGGAGATCGCACTGACGTATCAGATGGCAGCACGTTTTCGCCGCAGATTCAGGGAGAAAGCGGCAGTTATCCATTCGCGTATGTCGCAGGGGGAACGATGGGATGCCTTTGCACAGGCCAGAAACGGCCAGGTGCAGGTGATGGTGGGTCCAAGGTCCGCTCTGTTTACACCTTTTCCGAATCTGGGACTGATCATCATCGACGAGGAACATGAGACCTCCTATAAGAGCGAAGGGACCCCGCGCTATCATGCCAGGGAGACTGCCGTCATGCGGGCAGCACTGGAAGATGCGGCCGTGGTTATGGGTTCAGCAACGCCTTCCCTGGAAGCGTATTACCGCTGCCTGTCCGGGGAATACCGCCTTATTACACTGACACAGCGCTTTGGAAACGGTGTGCTTCCAAGTGTATATACAGTGGATATGAGGGAAGAATTATCAGAAGGAAATACTTCTATTATAAGCCGGGCACTTCGGGATGCGATTCAGAAGAGACTGGATAACAGGGAACAGACGATTCTGTTCCTGAATCGCAGGGGCTATGCGGGTTTTCTATCCTGCAGGTCCTGCGGACATGTCGCAAAATGCCCCCACTGTGATGTTTCATTGTCGCTGCACCGGGGCGGAAAAATGGTGTGTCACTATTGCGGTTACACGGAGGCAGAGGTTTCGGTCTGTCCGTCCTGCGGGTCACGGTTCATTGGAGCATTCAGAGCTGGGACGCAGCAGATTGAAGATATGGTCAGGCATATGTTTCCGCAGGCAAAAGTGCTGCGTATGGATATGGATACCACGAGAAAAAAGGACAGCTATTCAGAAATACTGTCCGCATTCTCCAGAGGGGATGCCGATATTCTGATCGGTACACAGATGATCGTAAAGGGACATGATTTCCCCCGGGTTACGCTGGTTGGTGTGCTGGCGGCAGATCTTTCCCTGAATGCCGATGACTACCGCTGCGCAGAACGTACGTTTCAACTGCTGGTTCAGGCGGTTGGACGTGCAGGCCGCGGCGAATCACAGGGAGAGGCGTTTATTCAGACATACCAGCCGGAACACTACAGTATCCGGGCGGCTGTGAAGCAGGATTATCCGGCATTTTATCAGGAAGAGATTGCATACCGGATGCTGATGGATTACCCGCCCGCCTGCGCGATGATGGCGGTGAGCGGCAGTGGAGAGGATGAAGAACAACTGGCTTTGGCGATGCAGTATATCCGGAAATATATTGAGAATGTCAACCGGGACGACCGGCTTTCCATCATAGGTCCTGCAGATGCGGCCGTCTCTAAAATCCAGGACAGATACAGGAAGGTATTGTATATGAAGCATCCGCAGGAATCGTACCTCGCTGCAGTGAGAATGAGAACAGAGCAGTATATGGAGATCAACGCGGGATTCCGGAAGTTATATATACAATTTGACCTGCACAGCTGA
- the def gene encoding peptide deformylase gives MAIRNIRKMGDRVLTKKCRPVEEMTPRIRELIGDMLDTMYQEYGVGLAASQVGVLKRIVVIDVGEGPHILVNPVIVETSGEQTGDEGCLSLPGKTGTVTRPNYAKVEALNENMEPIVLEGTELLARAICHECDHLDGIMYVEHVEGELRDVTADEEYGDEVEE, from the coding sequence ATGGCAATTCGTAATATCAGAAAGATGGGCGACCGTGTACTCACCAAAAAGTGCCGGCCGGTAGAAGAGATGACTCCGAGAATCCGGGAACTGATCGGGGATATGCTGGATACGATGTATCAGGAATACGGTGTCGGACTGGCAGCTTCCCAGGTAGGGGTGTTGAAAAGGATCGTTGTGATCGACGTCGGCGAGGGACCGCACATACTGGTCAACCCGGTCATCGTGGAGACGTCCGGAGAGCAGACCGGCGATGAGGGGTGCCTGAGTCTTCCGGGCAAGACCGGAACCGTGACGCGTCCGAATTATGCGAAAGTAGAGGCTCTGAATGAAAATATGGAGCCGATCGTGCTTGAGGGAACGGAGCTTTTGGCACGTGCCATCTGCCACGAATGCGATCACCTGGACGGCATTATGTATGTGGAGCATGTGGAGGGGGAACTCCGTGATGTGACCGCGGATGAAGAATATGGAGACGAGGTTGAGGAATAA
- the fmt gene encoding methionyl-tRNA formyltransferase: protein MRVIFMGTPDFSVGTLEALVEAGHEIAAVVTQPDKPKGRGKTMQPTPVKEAAVKHNLNVLQPSRVRDEAFLDQLEELHADVAVVVAFGQIIPKRLLEMPKYGCINVHASLLPDYRGAAPIQRAVIDGRKESGVTVMKMDEGLDTGDMIAKVSVPLEEAETGGSLFEKLSAAGAKLLVETLPAIASGEAVYEKQPQESPTPYASMITKSMGQIDWNKSAAELERLVRGLNPWPSAFTGWNHKILKIWKASVCEENSSFMPGQVVRASGDGICVQTGQGLLCVRELQLEGKKRMEADAFLRGNEMKEGAELTVSR, encoded by the coding sequence ATGAGAGTAATATTTATGGGAACCCCGGATTTTTCTGTGGGAACACTCGAGGCTCTGGTGGAAGCAGGACATGAGATTGCTGCGGTTGTGACTCAGCCCGACAAGCCAAAAGGGAGAGGCAAGACGATGCAGCCCACTCCGGTCAAGGAGGCGGCGGTAAAGCATAACCTGAATGTACTGCAGCCATCGAGGGTTCGTGATGAGGCATTTCTGGACCAGCTGGAAGAGCTGCATGCGGATGTTGCGGTTGTTGTCGCCTTCGGGCAGATCATTCCCAAACGCCTGCTTGAGATGCCGAAGTACGGCTGTATCAATGTTCATGCGTCACTGCTTCCCGATTATCGGGGGGCAGCACCGATTCAGCGTGCGGTCATCGACGGAAGGAAGGAGTCGGGTGTGACCGTCATGAAAATGGACGAAGGGCTTGATACCGGTGATATGATCGCCAAAGTGAGCGTTCCGCTTGAGGAAGCGGAGACGGGGGGGAGCCTTTTCGAGAAGCTGAGTGCAGCGGGTGCAAAGCTGCTGGTGGAAACACTCCCTGCGATCGCATCGGGTGAAGCGGTATATGAAAAGCAGCCACAGGAAAGCCCGACTCCTTATGCGTCTATGATCACAAAGAGCATGGGGCAGATCGACTGGAATAAAAGCGCTGCCGAACTGGAACGGCTGGTAAGGGGACTGAATCCGTGGCCGAGTGCATTTACAGGCTGGAATCATAAAATACTGAAGATATGGAAAGCGTCCGTATGTGAGGAAAACAGCAGCTTTATGCCGGGACAGGTTGTCCGGGCCTCAGGGGACGGGATCTGCGTCCAGACGGGACAGGGCCTGCTGTGCGTCCGCGAGCTGCAGCTTGAGGGAAAAAAACGTATGGAAGCAGATGCTTTCCTGCGCGGAAACGAGATGAAAGAGGGCGCAGAGTTGACTGTGTCCCGGTAA
- the rsmB gene encoding 16S rRNA (cytosine(967)-C(5))-methyltransferase RsmB: MASVISTREIILGVLLEIDRDGEYSHIAIRNALDKYQYLPKQDRAFITRVCEGTIEYMLTIDYIIEQFSSVKVEKMKPVIREIVRSGVYQLIYMDRIPDSAVCNEAVKLAQKKGFYSLKGFVNGVLRNVARNKENITYPPETQPIAYLSVKYSIPAWLVEKWVLEYGFEQTERMAADFMEDKPTTIRCVQYMINTEVTIQRLKEQGVTVEKAPYLDYAYYISGYNYLSMLNVFKMGCIMVQDISSMLVAEVAAPEKNDCVIDLCAAPGGKSLHVADKMMGYGTVEARDLTDYKVGMIEENIQRMNAINVHAVCQDATVFDRDSIEKADVVLADVPCSGYGVIGKKTDIKYKVTAQKQEDLIILQRKILHNASSYVKVGGTLVYSTCTIGREENENNIEWFVKNYPYELESLDPYLPEELRGETTPKGYLQLLPGVHKTDGFFIARMKRTGK; the protein is encoded by the coding sequence ATGGCAAGTGTAATCAGTACCAGAGAAATCATACTCGGTGTACTTTTGGAAATAGACAGAGACGGAGAATACAGCCACATAGCGATCAGAAATGCACTGGATAAATATCAGTATCTGCCGAAACAGGATCGTGCCTTTATCACACGTGTCTGCGAGGGGACCATAGAGTATATGCTCACGATCGATTATATCATTGAACAGTTTTCCAGTGTGAAAGTTGAGAAAATGAAACCTGTGATCCGGGAAATCGTGCGCAGCGGTGTCTACCAGCTGATCTACATGGATCGGATACCGGATTCCGCAGTCTGTAATGAGGCGGTAAAACTGGCACAGAAAAAGGGTTTTTACAGTCTTAAAGGTTTTGTGAACGGGGTACTGAGAAATGTGGCACGCAATAAAGAGAATATCACGTATCCGCCCGAGACGCAGCCAATCGCGTATCTATCGGTAAAGTATTCAATTCCGGCATGGCTTGTCGAGAAATGGGTACTGGAATATGGATTTGAACAGACAGAACGTATGGCGGCAGATTTTATGGAAGACAAGCCGACGACGATCCGTTGTGTGCAGTACATGATCAATACGGAGGTTACAATCCAGAGACTGAAAGAACAGGGAGTTACGGTGGAAAAGGCTCCATATCTGGACTATGCATACTATATATCGGGTTACAATTATCTTTCCATGCTGAATGTCTTTAAAATGGGCTGCATTATGGTGCAGGATATCAGTTCCATGCTCGTAGCTGAAGTGGCTGCTCCGGAAAAAAATGACTGCGTCATCGATCTCTGTGCGGCTCCCGGCGGAAAAAGCCTGCATGTAGCTGACAAGATGATGGGATACGGAACCGTGGAGGCCAGAGACCTGACGGATTACAAGGTGGGGATGATCGAAGAGAACATTCAGCGTATGAATGCAATCAATGTACATGCCGTCTGCCAGGATGCTACGGTGTTTGACAGAGACTCCATAGAAAAAGCGGATGTCGTCCTGGCAGATGTGCCCTGTTCCGGTTACGGTGTGATCGGAAAGAAAACAGATATCAAGTATAAGGTGACCGCACAGAAGCAGGAGGACCTGATCATACTGCAGCGCAAGATTCTGCACAATGCTTCTTCCTACGTGAAGGTGGGAGGGACGCTGGTCTACAGCACATGTACGATAGGAAGAGAAGAAAACGAGAATAATATTGAATGGTTTGTGAAAAATTATCCGTATGAACTGGAGAGTCTGGATCCTTACCTGCCGGAAGAGCTGCGTGGAGAAACGACCCCGAAAGGTTACCTCCAGCTTCTCCCGGGAGTGCATAAGACGGATGGGTTTTTTATTGCCAGAATGAAAAGGACAGGGAAATGA
- the rlmN gene encoding 23S rRNA (adenine(2503)-C(2))-methyltransferase RlmN, translated as MRDIRSMTFPELQEVVEQMGEKSFKAGQIFDWLHKKTVSGYDRMTNVSKALREKLAGEYPLYELETVQVQTSKIDGTKKFLFRLQDGHVIESVWMQYQHGNSVCISSQVGCRMGCRFCASTIGGLTRNLTAAEMLLQIYRIQNLTKERVSNVVVMGTGEPFDNYGELLKFLHILTDERGLHISQRNITVSTCGIVPRIYELADEKLQITLAISLHAPNDEKRKALMPVASRYSIRELLAACRYYFEQTGRRLTFEYSLVSGNNDSQQDADELAEKIKGLNCHVNLIPVNPIRERSFVQSDKKDVEKFKNKLEKYGINVTIRREMGRDIDGACGQLRKSYLDQN; from the coding sequence ATGCGGGATATTCGTTCCATGACGTTTCCAGAATTACAGGAAGTCGTGGAACAGATGGGCGAGAAATCTTTCAAAGCCGGTCAGATTTTTGACTGGCTGCATAAAAAGACGGTCTCCGGATACGATCGGATGACCAATGTATCGAAGGCGCTCCGGGAGAAACTGGCAGGGGAATATCCGCTGTATGAGCTGGAGACGGTGCAGGTGCAGACCTCGAAGATTGACGGTACAAAGAAATTCCTGTTTCGCCTTCAGGACGGACATGTGATAGAGAGTGTGTGGATGCAGTATCAGCATGGAAACTCCGTCTGTATCTCTTCTCAGGTCGGCTGCCGCATGGGCTGCAGGTTCTGCGCCTCCACGATCGGCGGACTTACCAGAAATCTGACAGCCGCAGAGATGCTCTTACAGATATACCGGATTCAGAACCTGACGAAGGAAAGAGTTTCCAACGTGGTCGTGATGGGGACAGGGGAGCCTTTTGACAATTACGGGGAACTGCTGAAGTTTTTGCATATCCTGACGGATGAGCGGGGGCTTCATATCAGTCAGCGGAACATTACGGTTTCGACGTGCGGGATCGTACCGAGGATATATGAACTGGCAGATGAAAAGCTTCAGATCACACTGGCCATATCTCTGCATGCCCCGAACGATGAGAAGAGAAAGGCACTGATGCCGGTCGCCAGCCGATATTCCATCCGGGAGCTGCTTGCTGCCTGCCGGTATTACTTTGAACAGACCGGCCGCCGGCTGACGTTTGAGTACAGTCTGGTGAGCGGAAATAATGACAGTCAGCAGGATGCCGATGAGCTGGCGGAGAAAATAAAAGGCCTGAACTGCCATGTGAATTTGATTCCGGTGAACCCGATCAGGGAACGCAGTTTTGTGCAATCTGACAAAAAAGATGTGGAGAAATTCAAAAATAAGCTTGAAAAATACGGAATTAATGTTACTATTAGAAGAGAAATGGGGCGAGATATTGACGGGGCCTGCGGCCAGCTGCGCAAAAGCTATCTTGATCAAAACTAA
- a CDS encoding Stp1/IreP family PP2C-type Ser/Thr phosphatase, which translates to MKAFSVTDVGQVRQINQDYIYTSEQPIGNLPNLFVVADGMGGHNAGDFASSFAVKVLVEAVKQDINFNPIKIIRSAIETANEQLLDQASKNEELKGMGTTIVAATVVGRYVYVANVGDSRLYVAGDKMEQVTRDHSLVGEMIRMGELSQEQARNHPDRNIITRALGTGPDVAIDFFDVKLEDNARIIMCSDGLSGMLTDDEIFEILTSCGDGEDPAKALMHRANDNGGRDNIAVIVVEPFKKEVREC; encoded by the coding sequence ATGAAAGCATTTTCTGTTACAGATGTTGGGCAGGTTCGACAAATAAATCAGGACTACATATATACATCTGAACAGCCGATAGGAAATCTTCCGAATCTTTTTGTGGTGGCAGACGGGATGGGAGGACACAATGCAGGTGACTTTGCTTCCAGCTTTGCAGTGAAGGTGCTGGTGGAAGCAGTGAAGCAGGATATTAACTTCAATCCAATAAAAATCATCCGCAGTGCGATTGAAACTGCGAATGAACAGCTTTTGGATCAGGCTTCCAAAAATGAAGAACTCAAGGGCATGGGTACTACAATCGTTGCAGCAACTGTTGTGGGGCGATATGTTTATGTTGCAAATGTTGGGGACAGCCGGCTGTATGTGGCCGGTGATAAAATGGAACAGGTGACCAGAGATCATTCTCTGGTAGGGGAGATGATACGCATGGGCGAGCTCAGCCAGGAGCAGGCCCGTAATCATCCGGACCGCAATATCATCACCCGGGCTCTTGGGACCGGGCCGGATGTGGCAATTGATTTCTTTGACGTCAAGCTGGAGGATAATGCCAGGATTATCATGTGTTCCGACGGACTGTCCGGTATGCTTACCGACGATGAGATATTCGAAATACTGACTTCGTGCGGGGATGGGGAAGATCCCGCAAAAGCACTGATGCACAGGGCGAATGATAACGGCGGCAGAGATAATATTGCAGTCATTGTGGTTGAACCATTTAAAAAAGAGGTGAGAGAATGTTAA
- the pknB gene encoding Stk1 family PASTA domain-containing Ser/Thr kinase, with amino-acid sequence MLKEGMILVERYEIISKIGTGGMADVYKARDHKLNRLVAVKVLKPEFRDDKSFVAKFRKEAQAAAGLAHPNIVNVYDVGEDEGVNFIVMELVEGITLKDYIKKKGKLSVKEATSIAIQVSLGLEAAHNSDIVHRDVKPQNIIISTDGKVKLSDFGIARAVSSNTITSNVMVSVHYSSPEQVRGGYSDKKSDIYSLGVTMYEMVTGRVPFDGDTSVAIAIKHLQEEMVPPSKYTPDLPFSLEQIILKCTQKSVDRRYNNLSEVIEDLKHSLVDPNGTFVQLAPLSSHAQTVRISQEELDAIKEGKTEAQDKPYQEQPVIYDDDDEDEYEDDDEDDEGGISSKLEKAMTIGGFIIGAIIICILIYFIGTAAGIFKFGSDKKKEPQQIEENQDNQDDETSDDEDMVEVPELRGKTVAEAEEALKDTGIGLKKVAEEPSDEYAKGQIMRQSEAAGSKVQKHTTIEYTLSTGSAQLTVPNIVGQPQADAEAALRDMGLETSVQQDYSADVAIGSVISVSPDVGTSVNVGDTVTLVVSKGASDVEVTVPSVRGISEEDAKATLENLGLIVTVETGTSSSVGEGEVYEQSISSGTRVNSGTEITISVNRADATNNTPLQNDSPDGSDSQAGTYSGTWACSKRLGEPSNYSGGAVKLELVQNVNGETVTTPIVEGATISFPYNVEITGADGVDTGTVYLYELVDGDYVQRAQYTVPFTES; translated from the coding sequence ATGTTAAAAGAGGGAATGATTCTAGTAGAGCGTTACGAGATTATCAGCAAGATCGGCACCGGTGGAATGGCCGATGTCTATAAAGCGCGTGATCATAAGCTGAACAGACTCGTGGCGGTTAAAGTTCTGAAGCCGGAATTCCGGGATGACAAATCATTTGTTGCAAAGTTCAGGAAAGAGGCGCAGGCGGCAGCCGGCCTTGCACATCCGAATATTGTCAACGTATATGATGTCGGAGAGGATGAAGGCGTTAACTTTATCGTGATGGAGCTGGTGGAAGGCATTACGTTAAAGGATTATATAAAAAAGAAGGGTAAATTAAGCGTCAAAGAGGCGACCAGTATTGCGATTCAGGTTTCGCTGGGGCTGGAAGCTGCTCATAACAGCGACATTGTACACCGCGATGTCAAACCGCAGAATATCATTATTTCCACGGACGGAAAGGTAAAACTGTCCGATTTCGGCATTGCGAGGGCCGTATCTTCCAACACGATCACGTCGAATGTGATGGTTTCTGTGCATTACAGTTCTCCGGAACAGGTGCGCGGAGGATACAGCGATAAAAAAAGTGATATCTATTCACTGGGTGTCACAATGTATGAGATGGTTACGGGGCGGGTACCGTTCGACGGAGATACGTCTGTTGCGATTGCCATCAAGCATCTGCAGGAGGAAATGGTGCCGCCGTCAAAATATACGCCGGATCTGCCGTTCAGCCTGGAACAGATCATCTTAAAATGTACACAGAAGAGTGTCGACCGCAGATACAACAACCTGTCGGAAGTGATCGAAGATCTGAAGCACTCGCTGGTTGACCCGAACGGGACCTTTGTACAGCTGGCGCCGCTCTCGAGCCACGCACAGACTGTACGCATTTCACAGGAAGAGCTGGATGCGATCAAAGAAGGAAAGACAGAGGCACAGGATAAGCCGTACCAGGAACAGCCGGTCATCTATGACGATGATGATGAAGATGAGTACGAGGATGACGACGAGGATGACGAGGGCGGCATCAGCAGCAAGCTTGAAAAAGCGATGACCATCGGCGGATTTATCATCGGCGCGATCATCATCTGCATCCTGATCTATTTTATCGGAACCGCTGCGGGTATCTTTAAATTCGGTTCTGACAAGAAGAAAGAACCGCAGCAGATTGAAGAGAATCAGGACAATCAGGATGATGAGACGTCTGACGATGAGGACATGGTAGAAGTGCCGGAGCTGCGGGGAAAGACCGTGGCAGAGGCGGAAGAAGCACTCAAGGATACGGGAATCGGCCTCAAAAAAGTAGCGGAGGAACCATCCGATGAATATGCGAAAGGTCAGATAATGCGTCAGAGTGAAGCGGCAGGTTCCAAAGTTCAGAAACATACAACGATAGAATATACCCTGAGTACGGGAAGCGCTCAGCTTACAGTACCGAATATTGTCGGGCAGCCTCAGGCGGATGCAGAAGCGGCCCTCCGTGATATGGGTCTTGAGACGAGTGTACAGCAGGATTACAGTGCGGATGTTGCGATTGGCAGCGTCATCTCTGTCAGTCCGGATGTAGGAACATCGGTGAATGTCGGTGATACCGTAACTTTGGTTGTCAGCAAGGGAGCATCGGATGTGGAAGTAACAGTACCAAGTGTCAGAGGAATCTCTGAGGAAGACGCAAAGGCAACACTTGAGAATCTTGGACTGATCGTGACGGTCGAGACGGGAACGAGCAGCTCCGTGGGCGAAGGTGAGGTTTATGAGCAGAGCATCTCATCGGGCACCAGAGTGAACAGCGGAACTGAGATCACGATCAGCGTGAACCGGGCAGATGCCACGAACAATACGCCGCTGCAGAACGATTCGCCGGACGGCAGTGATTCACAGGCAGGCACATACAGCGGAACATGGGCTTGCAGCAAACGCCTGGGTGAGCCGAGCAACTACTCCGGCGGAGCAGTAAAACTGGAACTTGTACAGAATGTTAACGGTGAGACTGTGACGACACCGATCGTTGAGGGTGCCACGATCTCCTTCCCGTATAATGTGGAGATCACAGGTGCCGACGGTGTGGACACCGGGACAGTCTACCTCTATGAACTGGTGGATGGCGATTACGTTCAGCGGGCACAGTATACCGTTCCGTTTACCGAGTCATAA
- the rsgA gene encoding ribosome small subunit-dependent GTPase A, with protein sequence MKGIAGFYYVSVAGAGVYECRPKGIFRKEKIKPLVGDEVEVEVLEESEKTGTIVGIHPRKNELIRPAAANIDQAMVIFAIENPRPSFSLLDRFLIMMECQGIRTTICFNKKEMATEEELRLLYETYASCGYRVILTSARLEEGIEEIREVLGGKTTVIAGPSGVGKSSITNLLQKEVYMETGEISRKLRRGRHTTRHAQLIQIDTDTYLMDTPGFSALTVEDMDKEELKEYFMEFRPYEEACRFQGCVHISEPDCAVRRAVEEKKISSIRYADYRELFEELKEREKRRY encoded by the coding sequence ATGAAAGGAATTGCCGGCTTCTACTATGTTTCCGTAGCGGGAGCCGGGGTCTATGAGTGCAGGCCGAAAGGCATATTCAGGAAAGAAAAAATCAAACCGCTGGTCGGGGATGAGGTTGAGGTTGAAGTGCTGGAAGAATCTGAAAAGACCGGTACCATCGTCGGGATTCATCCGCGCAAAAACGAGCTGATTCGTCCGGCGGCCGCAAACATTGACCAGGCCATGGTGATTTTCGCGATCGAGAACCCAAGGCCCAGTTTTTCTTTGCTGGATCGTTTTCTGATCATGATGGAATGCCAGGGGATCCGGACGACCATCTGCTTTAATAAAAAAGAGATGGCAACAGAGGAGGAACTCCGTCTGCTCTATGAGACATATGCGTCCTGCGGATACCGGGTCATTCTTACGAGTGCACGCCTGGAGGAAGGGATCGAGGAGATACGGGAGGTACTTGGAGGGAAGACCACGGTCATTGCCGGCCCTTCGGGGGTGGGAAAATCATCGATTACCAATCTTCTTCAGAAAGAAGTGTATATGGAGACTGGTGAGATCAGCCGCAAGCTAAGGCGCGGACGCCACACGACCCGCCATGCCCAGCTGATTCAGATTGACACAGACACGTATCTGATGGATACACCGGGTTTCAGCGCACTGACAGTGGAAGATATGGATAAGGAAGAACTGAAAGAGTATTTCATGGAATTTCGTCCGTATGAGGAGGCCTGCAGATTTCAGGGCTGTGTGCATATCTCAGAACCGGATTGCGCGGTACGCCGTGCAGTGGAAGAGAAAAAGATCAGCTCCATACGATATGCGGATTACAGGGAGCTGTTTGAGGAACTAAAAGAAAGGGAAAAGAGGAGGTATTAA
- the rpe gene encoding ribulose-phosphate 3-epimerase yields MYQLSPSMLSADFNRLGEQLKMIEDSGVKWLHIDVMDGDFVPSISFGMPVIASIRKESGLFFDVHLMVSNPDRYIDDFAKAGADMITVHAEACRHLEGCISDIHKAGCKAGVALNPATPLCQLEYVLHKLDMVLLMTVNPGFGGQSYIEKSTDKIKDLKEMIQSRGLETDIQVDGGVNSKTIDKVLEAGANIIVAGSAVFGGDIRANIENFQEAFKRYE; encoded by the coding sequence ATGTATCAACTGTCACCATCTATGCTGTCGGCAGACTTTAACCGTCTGGGAGAACAGCTGAAAATGATTGAGGATTCGGGAGTGAAGTGGCTGCATATCGATGTGATGGACGGGGATTTTGTTCCGAGCATCTCGTTTGGTATGCCGGTGATTGCGTCCATTCGCAAAGAGAGCGGACTGTTTTTCGATGTGCACCTTATGGTTTCCAATCCAGACCGCTACATCGATGACTTCGCAAAAGCAGGCGCCGATATGATCACGGTACATGCAGAGGCGTGCAGACATCTGGAAGGATGTATCTCAGATATCCATAAGGCAGGCTGCAAAGCAGGCGTTGCGCTCAATCCGGCGACACCGCTGTGCCAGCTGGAATATGTGCTGCATAAACTGGATATGGTGCTTCTGATGACCGTAAACCCGGGTTTCGGCGGACAGTCCTATATCGAAAAATCCACAGATAAGATCAAAGATCTGAAGGAAATGATCCAATCTCGGGGACTGGAAACGGATATTCAGGTCGACGGAGGCGTAAACAGCAAGACGATCGACAAGGTGCTGGAAGCAGGTGCAAATATTATTGTTGCAGGTTCTGCAGTGTTCGGCGGAGATATCCGGGCAAATATCGAAAACTTCCAGGAAGCATTTAAACGATATGAATAG